In Desulfovibrio litoralis DSM 11393, a genomic segment contains:
- a CDS encoding NAD(P)-dependent alcohol dehydrogenase has protein sequence MMKALAAVLYEQGGKFVFDEVDLADPKENEVLVKIIAVGVCHTDEGGRQWMIEPPVVLGHEGSGIVEKVGSGVKDFKPGDHVVITVASCGSCEFCLKGMPFACPHMGELNIGGKMLDGSSRISKNGKEIKNFFGQSSFAQYSVVNAHSLVKVDKSVDLALLGPLGCGFQTGAGTVLGCLNAKASDSIVIFGCGSLGLSGVMGAKIAKCKNIIAVGGTPDKLKLAMELGATHTINRKEIKDVAAEIIKITNGGANLAFETTGAPAIFDIALASLATLGKLALCGVGNKFTFDPMNLIIGSKTIVGSNEGNLSYHKFIPQMIEYYKKGEFPFDKLITFYDFKEIEKSFEDSHKGIVVKPVLRISH, from the coding sequence ATGATGAAAGCTTTAGCAGCGGTTCTTTACGAACAAGGTGGTAAATTTGTTTTTGACGAAGTCGATTTGGCTGATCCAAAAGAAAATGAGGTATTGGTTAAAATCATTGCTGTTGGTGTTTGTCATACCGATGAGGGTGGCCGACAGTGGATGATAGAACCACCTGTAGTACTTGGACACGAAGGTTCTGGAATAGTGGAAAAAGTTGGATCTGGGGTGAAAGATTTTAAACCTGGTGACCATGTTGTAATTACGGTTGCATCTTGTGGTAGCTGTGAGTTTTGTTTGAAAGGCATGCCTTTTGCCTGTCCACACATGGGAGAGCTGAACATCGGGGGCAAAATGCTCGACGGTAGTAGCCGTATTTCAAAAAATGGAAAAGAGATCAAAAACTTTTTTGGGCAATCTTCTTTTGCCCAGTATTCAGTCGTAAACGCACATAGTTTGGTCAAAGTTGATAAAAGCGTTGACCTTGCCCTCCTAGGACCCCTGGGTTGTGGCTTTCAAACAGGTGCCGGAACAGTATTAGGCTGTCTTAATGCAAAAGCAAGTGATTCTATAGTCATTTTCGGCTGTGGATCACTGGGTTTGAGTGGTGTTATGGGTGCAAAAATTGCAAAATGTAAAAATATAATTGCGGTTGGTGGAACTCCTGACAAACTAAAATTAGCCATGGAACTTGGAGCAACACATACTATTAATCGAAAAGAAATTAAAGATGTGGCTGCTGAAATTATTAAAATTACCAATGGCGGAGCTAATCTTGCGTTTGAAACCACTGGTGCACCAGCCATTTTTGACATTGCACTAGCTTCTCTTGCTACACTTGGCAAACTTGCTCTTTGTGGTGTGGGCAATAAATTTACTTTTGACCCTATGAATTTGATTATTGGCAGTAAAACCATTGTTGGTAGTAATGAAGGCAACCTATCATATCATAAGTTTATTCCTCAAATGATTGAATATTATAAAAAAGGCGAGTTTCCTTTTGATAAATTGATTACTTTCTATGATTTTAAAGAGATAGAGAAATCCTTTGAAGATTCTCACAAAGGTATAGTAGTAAAACCAGTTCTGCGTATTTCACACTAA
- a CDS encoding acetate--CoA ligase family protein encodes MAPHRNLEQMFNPSHIAIIGASATSGKVGHTVLLNLITAGYKGKIYPVNPNVDTILGLPTVRKINDLPQNLDMAVLCIPSEHCLEALEQLAQISVKSVVIISAGFKEVGGLGWKLEEEVIKLAKKHNIAVLGPNCLGYINIDKGINVTFAEGQPKSGTIGFFSQSGALCIGIIDWSKNKNIGFSHFISVGNKAVIDESDILTFLANDPNTKVIVGYLESVENGSRFLRNAEAASAKKPVILLRAGSSNSGAKAASSHTGALAGRDAAYEAAFKQSGILRAREMEELFQLAQAFALQPIPLGPNIAVVTNSGGPGIVAADACEHYGLTMTSLKPETIHTLKEILPSYAAFFNPVDVLGDATPTRIVQTVKTVLADEMVHSLVVLLSPTAQTPMEQIARELVAVFEAIPKDKKKPIFCCFMGGTLVNEAKNILSSAGYPCYDFPEPAMRSAKALFDYKKRKEALPPVEVTYRRDKNKAESVIKKALREGSCELAEFQAQGLLEAYELPTPTTKLCRTSQEAMDIAHKIGFPVVMKIASPHILHKSDVGGVVLNIKNKEEAKEAFLTITSKTQRLRPDAHISGCLVQAMAPSGSREVIVGVKRDPQFGPLVLFGLGGIHVETLKDFSTRLAPLTLSDAHDMIREIKAYPILAGMRGEKPINFNALEDILLIMSQLALDFPLIEEAEFNPVLVNEKGALVADIRIILAHKES; translated from the coding sequence ATGGCTCCGCATAGAAATTTAGAGCAGATGTTTAACCCTAGTCATATTGCGATTATAGGGGCATCGGCAACATCGGGAAAGGTTGGTCATACTGTTTTGTTAAACCTTATAACGGCAGGGTATAAGGGGAAGATTTATCCCGTTAACCCTAACGTTGACACTATACTTGGTTTGCCAACAGTACGCAAGATTAATGATTTACCACAAAATCTTGATATGGCTGTTTTGTGTATCCCTTCTGAACATTGTTTGGAAGCACTGGAACAATTGGCACAAATATCAGTAAAATCAGTCGTAATTATTTCTGCCGGTTTTAAAGAAGTTGGCGGGCTTGGTTGGAAGCTTGAAGAAGAAGTAATTAAGCTGGCAAAAAAACATAACATTGCTGTTTTGGGTCCAAATTGTTTGGGCTATATCAATATTGATAAAGGTATAAATGTTACCTTTGCCGAAGGACAACCCAAATCAGGTACTATCGGATTCTTTTCGCAATCAGGTGCTTTATGTATAGGTATTATTGATTGGTCAAAAAATAAAAATATCGGCTTTTCTCATTTTATCAGCGTTGGTAACAAGGCAGTGATTGATGAGTCAGATATTTTAACTTTTTTGGCTAATGACCCAAATACAAAAGTAATCGTTGGTTATCTTGAAAGCGTGGAAAATGGTTCTCGTTTTTTGCGTAATGCCGAGGCAGCATCAGCAAAAAAACCCGTTATTTTATTGAGAGCAGGGAGCAGTAACTCAGGGGCAAAAGCAGCTTCGTCTCATACCGGTGCTTTAGCCGGGCGTGATGCTGCGTATGAAGCCGCCTTTAAACAATCTGGAATTTTAAGAGCCAGAGAGATGGAAGAACTTTTTCAACTCGCACAAGCTTTTGCTCTACAGCCTATTCCGCTAGGACCAAATATCGCAGTTGTAACCAACTCAGGCGGACCGGGAATTGTTGCGGCAGATGCGTGTGAACATTATGGCTTGACTATGACCTCTTTAAAGCCTGAGACTATTCATACTTTAAAAGAGATACTACCATCTTATGCGGCATTTTTTAACCCTGTTGATGTACTTGGTGATGCAACCCCAACTCGCATAGTGCAAACCGTGAAAACTGTTTTAGCTGATGAAATGGTACATTCTTTGGTTGTTTTACTTTCTCCGACGGCTCAAACTCCAATGGAGCAGATAGCCCGAGAACTTGTGGCAGTTTTTGAGGCGATTCCAAAAGATAAAAAGAAACCGATATTTTGTTGTTTTATGGGCGGAACTTTGGTTAATGAGGCAAAAAATATTTTAAGTTCTGCCGGTTATCCTTGTTATGATTTTCCCGAGCCGGCTATGCGTTCGGCAAAGGCTTTGTTTGATTATAAAAAACGCAAAGAAGCCCTTCCTCCCGTTGAAGTTACTTATCGCAGAGATAAAAACAAAGCTGAAAGTGTAATTAAAAAAGCGTTAAGAGAAGGAAGTTGCGAGCTTGCGGAATTTCAGGCTCAGGGTTTACTCGAAGCTTATGAATTGCCTACTCCTACCACAAAGCTTTGTCGGACAAGCCAAGAGGCGATGGATATTGCACATAAAATAGGCTTTCCCGTCGTTATGAAAATTGCTTCACCGCATATTTTGCATAAAAGCGATGTTGGTGGTGTTGTTTTAAATATAAAAAATAAAGAAGAGGCAAAAGAAGCCTTTTTGACAATTACGTCTAAAACTCAACGTTTGAGACCTGATGCTCATATAAGTGGTTGTTTGGTTCAAGCTATGGCTCCAAGCGGTTCAAGGGAAGTTATTGTCGGGGTTAAACGAGACCCTCAATTTGGACCCTTAGTTTTGTTTGGACTGGGTGGAATTCATGTTGAAACTTTAAAAGACTTTAGTACACGTTTGGCACCGCTTACACTCAGTGATGCCCACGATATGATTAGAGAAATTAAGGCGTATCCTATTTTAGCCGGTATGCGAGGGGAAAAACCAATTAATTTTAACGCCTTGGAAGATATTCTTTTGATTATGTCTCAACTAGCGTTAGACTTTCCTCTTATTGAAGAAGCGGAGTTTAACCCTGTTTTGGTGAATGAAAAAGGGGCGTTAGTGGCTGATATAAGAATTATTTTAGCTCATAAAGAAAGTTAA
- the rnc gene encoding ribonuclease III, whose translation MYTTKFDQLQTAINYQFNNASLLRQALTHSSYSNEQNINAKNFEPNAHNERLEFLGDAVLQLSLSDQLYKTHSDSREGILTELRSQAVNAKSLANIAKKIKLDQYLLLGKGEENQGGRQRDNLLADALEALFGAIFLDSDFNNAQKIVCNLFNQHHDKKISTPKKQKDNKSLLQEITQKTFKATPQYKLIQAQGPEHEKTFHIQLSLPNGVTIESSSNTVKKAEQLAAEKALELLKQ comes from the coding sequence ATGTATACTACTAAGTTCGACCAATTGCAAACAGCCATCAACTACCAATTTAATAACGCTTCTCTATTGCGTCAAGCCCTAACTCACAGTTCTTATTCCAACGAACAAAATATAAACGCAAAAAATTTCGAACCAAACGCACATAATGAAAGGCTTGAGTTCTTGGGTGATGCCGTTTTACAGCTTTCTTTATCAGACCAATTATATAAAACCCACTCAGACAGCAGAGAAGGAATTTTAACAGAATTACGCTCTCAAGCCGTAAATGCCAAAAGCTTAGCAAATATTGCAAAAAAAATAAAACTTGATCAATATTTATTATTGGGAAAAGGTGAAGAAAATCAGGGTGGAAGACAAAGAGACAACTTATTGGCTGATGCCCTCGAGGCTCTTTTCGGAGCAATTTTTTTAGACAGTGATTTTAATAATGCTCAAAAAATTGTTTGTAATCTTTTTAATCAACATCATGACAAAAAGATTAGTACACCAAAAAAACAAAAAGACAATAAAAGCTTATTGCAAGAAATTACACAAAAAACATTTAAAGCCACTCCTCAATATAAACTTATTCAAGCTCAAGGGCCGGAACACGAAAAAACTTTTCATATTCAGCTTAGTTTGCCTAATGGGGTAACTATCGAATCATCAAGCAACACGGTAAAAAAAGCCGAACAACTCGCAGCCGAAAAAGCATTGGAGTTGTTAAAACAATAA
- a CDS encoding aldehyde ferredoxin oxidoreductase family protein has protein sequence MFAGGYWGKILRVNLTTKTFTIEDLPEQVALDFLGGMGFAVNILYNELKPKIDPLSPENKLVVFPGPFTGTNIPCSSRIAFGAKSPQTGTLGVALSGGHFPAEFKFTGFDGLIVEGKSEKPCYILIRDGKVTFRSAKRMWGSTTSDCQIMIKNDLNDHNVRIACIGPAGENMSRMAAIINERRAAGRKGLGAVMGSKNLKAIVVRGNQEVPVANKDSLKTARLSMAKSMKDSPVLYPQFSKLGTAMVVDHLSAMGMFPSNNWKDTGTNSFEDYIGVAKQEELNVGKEHCYGCPVGCTQQIRVNKGPRTGVIGEPEYESFYSLGSTTGIKDVGEIAASDRLCDELGLDTISAGVCVGFAMELAEKGLLDPKLIEGLDLRFGNADAQYELIRRMAFREGIGDLFADGTKEAARRLGGDAWKYAIHVKGLELPAYDGRGAMAHALNYATAFTGADHNRGYAIQEIFGVPVPYPVDRDTIEGKGKLTKWNQDIGTGACDCPTTCAFMLTIAMPGTITESTAALASALTGLKFTSNDIWTIGERVNNLAKAFNSREGFGREDDTLPWRLMNEALQAGLSKGGIITQKMLDAMLDEYYTERGWDLKTSRPTKEKLQALGLDKAAKELWS, from the coding sequence ATGTTTGCAGGTGGATACTGGGGAAAGATTTTACGTGTTAATCTTACAACAAAGACTTTTACAATAGAAGATTTACCAGAGCAAGTTGCGTTGGATTTTCTTGGCGGAATGGGCTTTGCCGTTAATATCCTATATAATGAGTTAAAGCCAAAAATAGATCCACTCTCTCCTGAGAATAAACTAGTGGTTTTTCCTGGGCCTTTTACTGGCACCAATATTCCATGTTCTAGCAGGATTGCGTTTGGTGCTAAATCTCCTCAAACAGGCACACTCGGCGTTGCGTTATCTGGTGGGCATTTTCCAGCGGAGTTTAAATTTACGGGTTTTGACGGTCTGATTGTTGAGGGGAAATCAGAAAAACCCTGCTATATTTTGATTCGCGACGGCAAAGTCACTTTCCGTTCAGCCAAGCGAATGTGGGGTAGCACAACTTCTGATTGTCAGATTATGATTAAAAATGATCTTAATGATCATAACGTGCGTATTGCTTGTATTGGACCTGCCGGTGAAAATATGAGTCGCATGGCTGCCATCATTAATGAACGTCGTGCTGCGGGGCGTAAAGGTCTTGGTGCTGTAATGGGTTCTAAAAACCTTAAAGCCATTGTAGTGCGAGGCAACCAAGAAGTGCCAGTTGCTAATAAAGATAGTTTGAAAACAGCACGTTTATCAATGGCAAAGTCCATGAAAGATAGTCCAGTGTTGTATCCTCAGTTTTCCAAACTTGGCACAGCCATGGTTGTTGATCACCTAAGTGCCATGGGCATGTTTCCTAGCAATAACTGGAAAGATACTGGTACAAATTCTTTTGAAGATTACATCGGTGTCGCCAAACAAGAAGAACTTAACGTGGGCAAGGAGCATTGTTATGGCTGCCCAGTGGGTTGTACTCAACAGATTAGAGTAAACAAAGGTCCTCGTACTGGCGTGATCGGAGAACCAGAATATGAATCTTTTTATTCTTTGGGTAGCACTACTGGTATAAAAGATGTTGGTGAAATTGCTGCATCAGATAGACTTTGTGATGAACTTGGCTTAGACACCATCAGTGCTGGTGTCTGTGTTGGTTTTGCTATGGAGCTTGCAGAAAAAGGTTTGCTCGATCCAAAACTGATAGAAGGGCTAGACCTGCGTTTTGGTAATGCTGATGCCCAATATGAATTAATCCGCCGTATGGCCTTTCGTGAAGGCATTGGCGACCTGTTTGCTGATGGTACAAAAGAAGCTGCTCGCCGTCTAGGTGGAGATGCTTGGAAATATGCCATTCATGTTAAAGGGCTAGAACTACCTGCTTACGATGGACGTGGTGCCATGGCTCATGCCTTGAACTACGCCACAGCCTTTACTGGTGCTGACCATAACCGTGGGTATGCTATTCAGGAAATATTTGGTGTGCCAGTCCCTTATCCTGTGGATAGAGACACGATAGAAGGAAAAGGCAAACTCACTAAATGGAACCAAGATATTGGTACAGGGGCTTGTGATTGTCCAACTACTTGTGCATTTATGTTGACCATTGCCATGCCTGGTACAATAACAGAAAGTACGGCGGCCTTGGCTTCTGCCCTAACTGGTTTAAAATTCACGAGCAATGACATCTGGACCATTGGAGAAAGAGTTAATAACCTAGCTAAGGCGTTTAATTCTCGTGAAGGTTTTGGGCGTGAAGATGATACCTTACCATGGCGTTTGATGAATGAAGCGCTACAGGCTGGTCTTTCTAAGGGTGGAATTATCACTCAAAAAATGCTTGATGCCATGTTAGATGAATATTATACAGAACGAGGCTGGGATTTGAAAACTTCACGTCCTACTAAAGAAAAATTACAAGCTTTAGGTCTAGATAAGGCGGCGAAAGAACTTTGGTCTTAG
- the hypA gene encoding hydrogenase maturation nickel metallochaperone HypA has protein sequence MHETSMVMSILDIVKDTLKTHNASRVTQITLVLGEFVCVEPKALSSCFEIFAQGTPAEGANLVFERISTTRSCVNCEKIYEKSDEYNICQTCGGKIAFSGGREFYLKSLELESEDSET, from the coding sequence GTGCATGAAACTTCAATGGTTATGAGTATTTTAGACATAGTTAAAGATACCCTTAAAACCCATAATGCCTCTAGAGTTACCCAAATTACTCTTGTTCTTGGTGAATTTGTGTGTGTTGAACCAAAGGCTTTAAGCTCTTGTTTTGAAATTTTTGCTCAAGGTACTCCGGCAGAAGGGGCAAACTTAGTTTTTGAACGTATATCAACGACAAGGTCTTGCGTTAACTGTGAAAAAATATATGAAAAGTCAGATGAATACAATATTTGCCAGACCTGTGGCGGGAAAATTGCTTTTTCCGGCGGGCGAGAATTTTATCTTAAAAGTTTGGAGTTGGAATCAGAAGATTCTGAAACATAA
- the dnaB gene encoding replicative DNA helicase, whose product MLSKMPPHSLEAEQAVLGGIFLRPESLLNIMDILNDDDFYIPAHKFIFSAIVALFVQNVPIDVVTVGEQLRKQGQLELVGNSAYLAELAHGVISAANAEYLATTVRDKAMLRNMISSCADIIGQCYDPSQEVQSILDQSEQSIFSIAQRSNKKSMVHVKDLTKKIFADLEKRFAQKEMVTGVTTGYASLDNLTAGFQPSDLIILAARPSMGKTALAMNMLMRAAVTRSKSVAVFSLEMSMDQLMMRMLCSWGKVDLSKLRRSYLEPEDWQRLQTAADVFSKSSIFIDDTPALSTLELRTRVRRLKADKGVDLVMIDYLQLMRAGRRTDSRELEISEISRSLKALAKELNIPVIALAQLNRKLEDRQDKRPILSDLRESGAIEQDADVIMFIYRDAVYNKGANKAEPGPAEIIIGKQRNGPTGTAHLTYLPSFTAFEEEERRYGDV is encoded by the coding sequence ATGTTGAGCAAGATGCCACCCCATAGTTTAGAGGCGGAACAGGCGGTTTTGGGCGGAATTTTTTTACGTCCCGAGTCTTTGTTGAATATTATGGATATTTTAAACGACGATGATTTTTATATTCCGGCTCATAAATTTATTTTTAGTGCAATTGTCGCTTTGTTTGTCCAAAATGTGCCGATTGATGTTGTTACAGTCGGTGAACAGCTAAGAAAACAAGGACAACTTGAGCTTGTGGGAAACTCTGCTTATCTTGCTGAGTTGGCACACGGTGTTATTAGTGCGGCAAACGCTGAATATCTTGCTACTACTGTGCGAGATAAGGCGATGTTAAGAAATATGATTAGCTCTTGTGCTGATATTATTGGACAGTGTTATGACCCTTCTCAAGAAGTTCAAAGTATTTTAGACCAATCAGAACAATCAATTTTTTCTATTGCTCAACGTAGTAACAAAAAGAGCATGGTTCATGTTAAAGACTTAACAAAAAAGATTTTTGCCGACCTTGAAAAGCGTTTTGCCCAAAAGGAAATGGTAACCGGAGTAACAACCGGGTATGCAAGTTTAGATAACCTAACAGCGGGTTTTCAACCGTCTGATTTAATTATTTTAGCCGCACGTCCTTCTATGGGAAAAACAGCTTTGGCGATGAATATGCTAATGCGGGCGGCGGTTACACGTAGTAAAAGCGTAGCGGTTTTTTCTTTGGAAATGTCTATGGATCAGTTGATGATGCGTATGCTTTGCTCTTGGGGCAAGGTTGATTTGTCTAAGTTAAGACGTAGTTATCTTGAACCGGAAGATTGGCAAAGATTACAAACAGCGGCCGATGTTTTTTCTAAATCATCTATCTTTATTGATGATACCCCCGCTTTATCTACTTTAGAGTTGCGTACACGTGTAAGGCGGCTTAAGGCGGATAAGGGCGTTGATTTGGTGATGATTGATTACCTTCAATTGATGAGAGCGGGGCGGAGAACTGATTCTCGTGAATTGGAAATTTCTGAAATATCTCGAAGTTTAAAGGCATTGGCAAAAGAACTGAATATTCCTGTGATTGCCTTGGCACAGCTTAACCGCAAACTTGAAGATCGCCAAGATAAACGCCCAATTTTGTCAGATTTGCGAGAATCAGGAGCGATAGAACAAGATGCCGATGTCATTATGTTTATTTATCGTGATGCTGTTTATAATAAGGGAGCGAATAAGGCAGAACCCGGCCCTGCTGAAATTATTATCGGCAAACAAAGAAACGGCCCGACCGGAACCGCACACTTAACTTATTTACCTTCATTTACGGCTTTTGAAGAAGAAGAAAGACGTTACGGTGATGTTTAA
- a CDS encoding phosphotransacetylase family protein, which translates to MVPGLFIGATSGYAGKNTMLMGIGLRLMRENINLGYMKPVGLNLVKHNGQQGDEDAVFVQEVLGLSENPEDVTPIVVTQDFKVQAFQSGVEDQLPKIKKSYEKLAQNKELMLLGGSGNMFTARYCNLDAMRLVKEMGWKVLVVERFSNALKYDLLTVYKDMLKDQMLGVILNDIPNIFMSEVEGLIKPYLERSGIPVLGIVPKDQLMSSISVSDLTESLSARVISAQERCSTMIENFLIGSMQVENFMAYLRRHKKAAVIVGGDRADIQLVALESGCPCLVLTGNIYPNDIILSRADALGIPILLVREDTYSVANKMEQVLFRHKLRDPIKVRQGAQLVAGSLNFIAIKEALGLR; encoded by the coding sequence ATGGTACCCGGTTTGTTTATTGGTGCTACAAGTGGTTATGCCGGTAAAAATACTATGCTGATGGGTATAGGTTTAAGGTTAATGCGTGAAAATATTAATCTTGGCTATATGAAGCCGGTTGGGCTTAATTTGGTTAAACATAACGGACAACAAGGTGATGAAGACGCTGTTTTTGTTCAAGAGGTTTTGGGCTTAAGTGAAAACCCCGAAGACGTTACGCCGATTGTTGTTACTCAAGATTTTAAAGTGCAAGCGTTTCAAAGCGGAGTTGAAGACCAACTTCCAAAGATTAAAAAATCCTATGAAAAACTGGCACAAAACAAAGAATTAATGCTCTTAGGCGGTTCCGGAAATATGTTTACCGCTCGTTATTGCAATCTTGATGCTATGCGTTTAGTAAAAGAAATGGGTTGGAAGGTGCTTGTTGTCGAACGTTTTTCCAATGCGTTAAAATATGATTTGTTGACTGTTTATAAAGATATGCTTAAAGACCAAATGTTGGGTGTAATTCTTAACGATATTCCCAATATCTTTATGTCTGAGGTAGAAGGCTTAATTAAACCTTACCTTGAACGTAGTGGTATTCCGGTTTTGGGAATAGTTCCGAAAGATCAACTGATGAGTTCTATTTCTGTAAGCGATTTAACCGAAAGTCTTTCGGCTCGTGTTATTTCCGCCCAAGAACGTTGCAGTACCATGATTGAAAACTTTTTAATCGGTTCTATGCAGGTTGAAAACTTTATGGCATATTTACGTCGTCATAAAAAAGCGGCGGTTATTGTTGGCGGAGATAGAGCAGATATTCAATTGGTCGCTCTTGAATCAGGCTGTCCTTGTTTGGTTTTAACGGGAAATATTTATCCTAACGATATTATTTTATCTAGAGCCGATGCTCTGGGTATTCCGATTTTATTGGTGCGAGAAGATACTTATTCCGTTGCGAATAAAATGGAACAGGTTTTATTTAGACATAAGCTTAGAGATCCTATAAAAGTGCGTCAAGGGGCACAGTTAGTTGCCGGCTCTCTTAACTTTATTGCAATTAAAGAGGCTCTTGGTTTAAGATAA
- a CDS encoding small ribosomal subunit Rsm22 family protein — protein sequence MSKFNDKYGNKSAFHQADSQYKPLKKRSIKAVASPQNIEQEKSHGVEGEFKKKENFFNVKSKNMHDLTKQRKFYSNSLLEVPSSNFTADLAQLINIINELFPIKSQHRRSLPNDVHELSLILTEERARLKTPYWAAPRFLSAYLRYFLPWNLVRLAWLFPKLDLSLKNGSTILDCGSGPLTLPIALWLHRPDLRSLKLNFVCTDTGSSALEAGKQLFTEYTGGKSSWSFKTIRSNLGQSLAHFRKPEHKADLIMLGNMLNELSTGNREPLDQLLGQLSVNLQKALNPKGQVLVVEPGTRLGSKLTTNLRFHALRTGYEVLSPCTHQEPCPLLDPAARSWCHFSFPVLEVPRALSSLSVAAKLEKQRASLAFLFLQNKHIQDVDSLDDDYFDEDCDLEEYSENLDCEAGQRASANHATFNQKNTESLKNKTCEARIVSGKILIPGNKDMAFTQNPKMIDGRYACTSHGLALICPFNKPEGSKVTIRFIGERDKKSGALLATEIIAKG from the coding sequence ATGTCTAAATTTAATGATAAATATGGTAATAAATCTGCTTTTCATCAAGCCGATTCTCAATATAAACCGCTTAAAAAACGCAGTATAAAAGCTGTTGCCAGCCCACAAAACATAGAACAAGAAAAAAGTCATGGTGTTGAGGGCGAGTTTAAGAAAAAAGAAAACTTTTTTAATGTTAAATCAAAAAATATGCATGATTTAACAAAACAAAGAAAATTTTATAGCAACTCTTTATTAGAAGTTCCGAGTTCTAACTTTACCGCAGACTTAGCTCAACTTATTAATATAATTAATGAACTTTTTCCGATTAAAAGCCAACATCGTCGCTCTCTTCCTAATGATGTTCATGAATTATCTTTGATTTTAACGGAAGAAAGAGCCAGATTAAAAACGCCTTATTGGGCAGCCCCTCGTTTTTTATCAGCATATTTACGTTATTTTTTGCCTTGGAATTTAGTCCGCCTAGCTTGGCTTTTCCCTAAGCTCGACTTGAGTTTAAAAAATGGTAGTACAATTTTAGATTGTGGTAGTGGACCGTTAACCTTGCCGATTGCTCTTTGGTTGCATCGTCCTGATTTGCGTTCGCTGAAACTTAATTTTGTGTGTACAGATACGGGTAGCAGTGCCCTTGAGGCGGGTAAGCAATTATTTACCGAATATACCGGTGGAAAGAGTAGCTGGAGCTTTAAAACAATACGTTCTAATTTGGGGCAAAGCTTAGCACATTTTAGAAAACCAGAACATAAAGCTGATTTAATTATGCTTGGGAATATGTTGAATGAGCTTAGTACGGGAAACCGTGAACCTTTAGACCAACTTCTCGGTCAGCTTAGTGTAAATCTGCAAAAAGCCTTAAACCCTAAAGGGCAAGTGTTGGTGGTTGAACCGGGTACAAGGCTTGGCTCAAAACTTACAACAAACTTGCGTTTTCATGCTTTACGCACGGGTTATGAAGTGCTTAGTCCTTGTACTCATCAAGAACCTTGTCCGCTACTAGACCCTGCGGCACGTTCTTGGTGTCATTTTAGTTTCCCTGTTTTGGAAGTGCCTCGGGCGTTAAGTTCTCTTTCTGTTGCCGCGAAACTTGAAAAGCAAAGAGCCAGTTTGGCATTTTTATTTTTACAAAATAAACACATACAAGATGTTGATAGCTTAGATGATGATTATTTTGATGAAGATTGTGATCTTGAAGAGTATTCTGAAAATCTTGATTGCGAAGCCGGACAGCGTGCGAGTGCAAATCATGCTACTTTTAATCAAAAAAATACCGAAAGTTTAAAAAATAAAACTTGTGAGGCAAGAATTGTTTCAGGTAAGATTTTAATACCGGGTAATAAAGATATGGCGTTTACTCAAAACCCTAAGATGATAGATGGTCGTTATGCCTGTACTAGCCATGGTTTAGCGTTGATTTGTCCGTTTAATAAACCAGAAGGCAGTAAAGTAACAATTCGCTTTATTGGCGAGCGAGATAAAAAAAGCGGGGCTTTATTGGCTACTGAAATTATAGCTAAGGGTTAA
- a CDS encoding MoaD/ThiS family protein, with translation MVTITFQTTLRRTLGLSKVQVEIEHPCTLDKLFSICESQIGQKFYSQLLDKDGRLSHGMVLLNGRNVLMLQNIETIINSGDELIIFPLAGGG, from the coding sequence ATGGTAACTATTACTTTTCAAACAACACTGCGTCGAACTTTAGGGCTTTCCAAAGTACAGGTGGAGATTGAACACCCCTGTACTTTGGATAAGCTGTTTTCTATATGTGAATCACAGATTGGACAAAAATTTTATTCACAGCTCTTAGATAAAGATGGGCGACTTTCTCACGGCATGGTACTTTTAAACGGTCGTAATGTTTTGATGTTGCAAAATATAGAGACTATAATCAACTCAGGTGATGAGTTAATCATCTTTCCTCTGGCGGGTGGTGGGTGA